Part of the Maridesulfovibrio sp. genome, AAGTTTGCAACGTTAAGATTCAATTATAACCCTATCAGAGTTTGAAACGCAAAAGCCCGCTGGCATTGTTGCATGCCTGCGGGCCTTATCGGGTAATTATTCGGGAGCGGCGTTTAGTCTTCGGCAATGGCAAGCTCTTCAAGGTTTTTGCCGGTTTCCTGTTCAATGGAGGTTTTGATGCGCAGGGCAACTTCCTTGCTTTGTTTAAGTTTAGCAAGAAGTCCTTCATCTGTGCAGGACTCGATTTTATGGTCAAACATATAAACGACAGTGACCATCTGATCGCCTTTAACAAGCTTATCGGCAATAAAGACGATTTCTTTTTCGGTAACCGGAAGATCGCCGGAAAATTCAATGTCGTTATGGGCGGCAACAATGTCCGCTACTTCGTCATAGCCGTTCTCGCGCACAATAGCGGCTCCGGCAGCAGCATGGTTCGGCTGTCCCTTGGCAATGTCATGCAGAAGGGCAGCAGCAGTGATCAGGGCCATATTCGGTCCGCGGTCACGCAGCCATTTCAGGTCGCGCCCGATGCGGCGGGCTACATCGCGTACAATTCGGGAGTGGATGATGCTCGCTTCCGGTGTGTTGTTGGAGGCGAGGAGTTGTTCGCATTTTTCTGGGGTTGGGATGGGCATGGGGTCGTTTCCTTTATATAATAATGTAGATTGCGATCGTCGCGATAAATTATGATTTGAATGTCGAATTTATTCTAATCAAAAAATGATCAGAATAAACTATTCATCCATCCGCTTCTTATAAAACTCAATGAAATT contains:
- a CDS encoding HD domain-containing protein, whose translation is MPIPTPEKCEQLLASNNTPEASIIHSRIVRDVARRIGRDLKWLRDRGPNMALITAAALLHDIAKGQPNHAAAGAAIVRENGYDEVADIVAAHNDIEFSGDLPVTEKEIVFIADKLVKGDQMVTVVYMFDHKIESCTDEGLLAKLKQSKEVALRIKTSIEQETGKNLEELAIAED